GGATAATGGACGCGAGCGACTCGGTCGTGGCCTTCGAGGAGGCGAGCGACCGCCATCGCGTTCTCCTCGTGGTGTTCCATCCGTGCTGGCAGCGTCTTAATCCCTCGCGCGACGAGGTAGCAGTCGAACGGCGAGAGCATATTCCCGAGCCCGATCCGTTGGGCAAACGCCAACTGCTCGGAAATCCCATCGTCGTCGGTGATCACCGCACCGCCAATTGAGTCAGAATGCCCGTTAAGGTATTTGGTAGTGCTGTGGACGACGATGTCGGCACCCAGTTCGAGCGGCGCTTGGAAGTATGGGCTCGCGAAGGTGCTGTCCACCCCGAACGGGATGTCGTAGTCTTGGGCGATGTCGGCTATCGCTCGGATGTCGCACAGCTGCATCAGCGGGTTCGTTGGCGACTCTGCCCAGATCAAGTCGGTATCTGAATCGACTGCCGCGGCGACGTTTTCGGGGTTGCGGGCATCGACGAACTCGACATCAACGCCGAAGTGTCCGGCGACGAGTTCCGTTAGCAGTTTTTCGGTTCCGCTATAGATGGAGTCCGACGAGACGAGGTGACCCCCCGGAGGAACGAGCGACAGCATCGTCGTCGAGATGGCTGCCAACCCCGAGGCGAACGCCAGCCCGTGTTCACCGCCTTCGAGGAGGGCTAATTGCTTCTCAAGGGCCGCTCGCGTTGGATTACTCTCGCGCGAATAGTCGTGTTCGTTACCATCCTCCCCGCTGGCCCACTCGAAGGTGGTCGAAAGGTGTAACGGGGGGACGACATCACTCGTTCTTCCATTCTCGTGGCGCGTCGCGTTCTCAACTGCCCCGACAGCAAGCGTCTTGAATCGGTTCTCACGGGAACGGTCGTCGTGTCGTGTCATAGTTAAATCACCGCGGGATTGTATTCAACAGGGCATTTGATCACTACCAGAGAGGTAGGGTAGTCGTTTCGGTAACGTCTTCGTCTGTACTTGCCGCGATTTTCACGTTCAACTCCGAGTAAAAAACTGTGTCGCCAATTACTGCTAACAAACCGTAGGGTGGCCGGATTGTCATGCTAGACTGACCAGTCAACATGCGGTGGCGCGCGCTGTCGACCGACCGAACGGCGCGAGGCGCGAACGGAGTGAGCGCCTCGGAAAGCGAATAGCGCGGGACCGATGGTCCCGCGTACCATGCGAACGGCGCAAAGCGCCGTGAGCAGACGGTGACCGTAGGGAACCGTGAGCACAGTGAGGGCGGTCGATACCACTGCGCGAGGGATGAGCGAGGGAGCACCGCGACCGAGCGAATCGGTTGGGGAGGGCGTGGCGATTCCGTGGTTCCACGATAGCAGAACGCTCGCTTCATCCGTGTCCCAGTTACAGGGAGTTCGATACGTTCTGGACTGCTCGAGCCACTACGGAAGTGCTATCGACCCAAATAGAGTAGAGATCCACCGCATTTATCCATCGAATTTGCATTAGTTATAAGTTAGTTCACGAGAACGTTCAATCGGAGCGGGTCTCCAAACGTGTGAACGGAGGGGGCTGCATCGAAACGCCCCGGGTGCTGCAACACCCGAGACTCGCTTCCAATCCCGCGAGGGATTCGAAAGCATGACCGCATACATCCTACCGGGATATAAACGTCCCGCACGACAGTGGAATCAACCCCAGCAACCAGCGACAGCACCCGATCACGGGGACCGGCCGTATCGCCGCCGGAGGCCGCGATGAGCGACGACAGCGCGGACCCCACGAGCAGCGACTCATCCGCTCCCACCGCCGACACGCCGTACTCAATCGAGCGGGCGAAGGAGCGCTTCGACCCCGCGCTCCCCGACTGCCCCCTCTGTGGCACCCCCATCTGGGCCGTCTCGGTCATCGGCCCCCTCGAGGCCAGCGCCTCCCCCTGTGGCTGTACGGTCACGCCCGGCCTCCTCGAGACCGACCGCGGGTACTGACTCGAGGGGGAGTCGTGGCTCGAGGGCGGGCTCGAGTCCCGACGGACAGCCGACCGTCTGACAGTGGTCGGTCGGGAGTAGGGGGGCACCACCGTTCGACCGCCGCGATCGCTCGCGACGACCGCTGCTGTCGGATAGTCGGCCCGGAATCGGGACTGAACCGAATTGGGGGACGAGCGCGGTAGCGCCGTCCGATCCGGACGAATTGAAACGGGTACTCGAGACGACCGAGAGAGACGGTAAGCGTTCTGCCCATACTGGCACCACGGAATCGCCACGCCCTCCCCAGCCGATTCGCTCAGTCGCCTCGCTCCTTCGCTCATCCCTCGCACGGCATCGAGCCGCGGTTCACTCGTCGTTCACCGCGGCTCAGCGTGCGCCACCGCACGGTGGTAATCAGTCAACGGAGAGACGGCGTTCCGTGTCCATCCGGTCGGCCAACCGATAGCGAATGCTAGAAATCGTGCGACGAGGCTGCCTCTCGTTTCAATCATCCTACTTTTCATCTATTGGCAAAAACGTCCGTCCATGACTGCAATCGTCTTTGATCTGGACGGGACGCTGCTCCGCACCGACCGAGAGTATCGGAACCTGCTGGCGAACGCGATCGCGGACGTTCGCGGAGAGGCCCCCGAGGAGTGGCTCGAGGCCTACGACGAGGCTTTCTTCGACCTCTTTTCGGCGTTCAAACCCGACCCGGTACGGCGGGCGTTCGGTCGAATCGACGGCTGTTCAGATCCGGAAGCGTACGCGAGAGCACTCCACGAGACGGAAATCGAGTCGCTGTCCCCGCCCCAGAACGCTCACGACGACCTCGAGCGGCTGGCCGAATCGTTCGAGCTCGGAGTGCTCACGAACGGCGTTCGCGACTGGCAGCTGGCGAAGCTTCGAGCACACGACCTCGAGGACAATTTCGACGCGATCGTCGCTTCCTACGAAGTCGGTGCGCACAAGCCGGACGCGGCACCGTATCGGGCGCTCGAGGAGCGACTCCCGGCGGATCGACACGGAATGGTCGGAGATAGCGGGTCCGACGTCGACGGGGCGAACAACGCTGGCTGGTCTGTCTACCGGTACGATGGCGGCGGATTCGGAGACCTTCCGGAGAATCTCTTTCGGAGTTGACCCCTGACGGGATCTCGCTGTTCCGGGTGCGTCAGTACGTCTGATACGATGCCGAGCCGATATCGATCCGAACGAGCGTGTTGTCGGCGTACGCCTCGGCGTCCGCGTCGTACTTCTCGTTGATCCGGCGACGGGCAGCCGCAGTCTCGTCCGCGTCGTCGACCACCGTCGCCGTTCCCAGCAGCGTCACCATCCACTCGGTCCGCCCGGCCTCGTCTTTCTGTACCGAGAGGGCGACCTGCGGATTCTGCCGGATATTCGCCAGCTTCCGGCCGGTCGTCACGATCTCCACGGTTTCGTCGGCGTACCGGTACCAGACCGGCGCGACGTGGGGCCGTCCGTCCACGCTGGTCGCCAGATGCGCCATCAGCGGCTCGCTCTCGAGCAGTCGTGCCGCGCGGGATGGGACCGTCACGATACCGTTCCGGACGGCAGTCGCAAAAAACGATGGCCATGCACTGACAGCCGTCGCCGGTCGACGTGGACCCGGTCGAACGACGTCGGTCGGATCGGGTGTGGGACCCGTACGATCGCCGGCGTCGCGGTCCCGCTCGTCTCGTCGCGGGCGGTCACGAACGAGCACTCGGTGGGATCCGCCGGTCACCGACGTCCCTCGAGACGATCACCGCTGACGGATTTCGCTCTCGAGTAGCCACACTGCTTATTACGCGGTCTTCCGTTTGCGCTACGTATTCAGGAGGTTCTATGACTGGCCCGACCGCGACACCGGCTGAAGCCACTCCCAGCGGACGAGCCGTCACGGTGATCTTCGTCGGCGAGGACGGGGCGGCCGACGACGCGATTCCGAGCGCGCTCGAGCGGGCGAACGACCGCCTGACGGTCGAGAGCGTCACTGACGAGGCCGAAGTGCGCGAGCGCGTTCGGACGGGACGCGCGGACTGTCTCGTGAGCCGACCGTCGGCGGCGGACCCCGATCACTGTTCGCTTCTCGAACTGGTCCGGACGGAAGACTCACAGCTACCGCTCTTCTTCGTCACCGACGGCCGGGACGAAGCGACTGCGAGCGACTTGCTCGAGGCCGGCGCAACGGGTTGCGTCTCCGAATCGGTCGCGCTCGACGGGACCCGGCTCGCGACGCGAATCGAGCGGGCGGTCGAACGGCGAATGGAGCGACGAGACCTCGAGGCGTCGGCAATCCGGTTTCGTGCGTTCACCGAGAACGCCTCGTTCGTCGTCCTCACGGCTGACGACGACGGCGTGGTCCAGTACGCGAACGACGCCGTCGAGACGGTCCTCGGGTACGAGCCGGCCGAAGTCGTCGGGGAGCGCCTCACCACGTTGATCCCGGACCGGTACCAGAACCGACACCGCGAGGCGATCGCACGCTATCTGGAGACCGGCGAGCGAGGAATCGATTGGGACTGGGTCGAACTGTCCGCCCGCCACGCCGAGGGCCGCGAGGTCCCGATCGGCGTCTCGTTCGGCGAAGCCGTCGTCGACGGCGACCACCTCTTTACCGCGGTTATCAGGGACATTACGGATCGCAAGCGCCTCGAGCGCGAACGCGAGGCCACCCTCGAGCGGATCGCCGACGCCTTCGTCTCGGTCGACGCCGACTGGGAGTACACCTACGTCAACGAGCAGGCGGTCGAACTCCTCGACCGGCCTCGCGAGGAGCTCATCGGGGCGAAGATGCGGTCGGTGTTTCCCGCCGTCGTCGACAGTGAGATCGAGCGCCAACTCGAGCGAGCCTTCGCCGATCAGACCGCCGTCAGCTTCACCGAGTACGCCGGGCCCCTCGAGAAGTGGTTGGAGATTCGGGCGTACCCGTCCGAGGACGGTCTTTCGATCTTCTTTACCGATGTCTCCGACCGGATTCGGGCCGAGGAGAAACTCGAGGCGAGCGTCACGGCGCTGCAAGCGCTGTACGATATCTCGACGAAACCCGACGCGTCGCTCGAAGAGAAGCTCCCGGAGCTGCTCGAGCTCGGCTGCGAGTACCTGGATCTCCCCTACGGATTCATGACCCGGATCAACCTCGACGAGCGGACCCAGACCGTCGTCGAATCCCGGAGCGATCACCCGCTCCTCCAGCAGGGGGAATCCTGTCCGCTCTCCGAAGCCTACTGTCGGAAGACGATCAAGACCCACGAGCTCGTCACCGTGGCGAACGCTCCCGACGAGGGGTGGACCGGCGATCCCGCCTACGAACTGTTCGAACTCGGCAGCTACGTCGGCGCGAAGGTGACCGTCGACGGCACCATCTGGGGCACCCTCTGCTTCGCCTCGAGCGATCCCCGCGAGGGCGACGGCTTCTCCGAGGCCGAACGGACGCTGGTCAAGCTGATGGCCAAGTGGGTCAGCTACGAGACCGAACGCACGCAGTCCCGCGAGACCCTCGAGCGGCAGAACGATCGACTCCAGGAGTTCACGAGCGTCATCAGTCACGACTTGCGGAATCCGCTGAACGTCGCCCAGGGATCGCTGGAACTCGCTCGAGAGGGCGACCGGTCCCAGCTCGAGGCCTGCGAGGAGGCCCTCGACAGGATGGAGACGCTGATCGAGGACCTGCTCACGCTGGCCGAACAGGGGGCGACGACGGCCGACCGCGAGCCGGTCTCGATCCGCGAGCTCGCGACCGCTTCCTGGTCGATGGTCGACACCGACGACGCCGCCCTCGACGTCGAGGGAGAGCCCTGGATCGAGGCCGATCCCGACCGGCTCCGGCAGCTACTCGAGAACCTGTTCCGAAACGCCCTCGATCACGGGGTTCCCGACGGTCGTTCCAGCGCCGAGCTGACCGTTACGGTCGGTGAGTGTGCAGACGGGTTCTACGTCGCCGACTCCGGGCGGGGAATACCCGCGGAGGAGCGCGAGGACGTCTTCGACGTCGGCTATACCACGGCCGAAGACGGGACCGGGTTCGGACTCGGCATCGTCACGCGGGTCGCCGACGCCCACGGCTGGGACCTCGCGGTGACCGAAAGCGAGTCGGGCGGCGCTCGCTTCGAGCTGACCGGCGTCGATCGACCGCGCGACGCTCGCTGATCCCGTGGCGCGAAGCTTTTTACTGCACCGTCCATACCCGCGCCCATGTCACTGACTGCGGGCGTCGTCGCGGTTCAGGGCGACGTCGAGGAACACGCCGCCGCCATCGAACGCGCCGCGGCGGCCCGCGACCGCGAGGTCACGGTCCGCGAGATCCGCGATTCGGGAATCGTCCCCGACTGCGACCTGCTGGCGATGCCCGGCGGCGAGTCGACGACCATCTCCCGACTGCTCCACAGCGAGGGCATTGCCCCCGAGATCCGAGATCACGTGGCCGCCGACAAGCCCCTGCTCGCCACCTGTGCCGGCCTGATCGTCGCCTCGAGCGACGCCGGCGACGATCGAGTCGAGGAACTCGGACTTGTCGACGTGAGCGTCGAGCGAAACGCCTTCGGCCGCCAGAAGGACAGCTTCGAAGCGCCGCTCGACGTCGCGGGCCTCGAGGAGCCGTATCCGGCGGTGTTCATTCGCGCACCCGCCATCGACGACGTCGCCAGCGGCGACGCCGAGGTGTTGGCCTCCTGGGACGGTCGCCCGGTCGCCGTGAAACAGGGGCCGGTCGTCGGCACCGCCTTCCACCCGGAACTGACCCCCGATAGCCGCATCCACGGGCTGGCCTTCTTCGAGAACGACGACGCCGACGTCCCCGCGGGCGAGCGGGCACAGTAATCTGTCCCGCGCGGTGAGAAGGGGCCGATTACCGCTCGAGGCCGGAGCGAACCCGGCGACTGTTTTATTTCGCTCCGTGATGTCGACTTCGGGCGTATGTCGAACGACCACGACGCAGACCACGAGGTAGCCGCCAGCGACGAAACGACCCACAGCGCGTGGGACAACGGCCTCGAACCGGTGCGGACCGTCGAGCCCGGAGACATCGTCCGCTTCACGTGCGAGGACTCGACGGGCGGACAGCTCGGTCCCGATTCGACGCTTGCCGACGTCGCCAGCCTCGACATCGATCAGGTCCACACGCTGACCGGCCCCGTCGCGATCGAGGGCGTTCGACCGGGCGACGTCCTCGAGGTCGAACTGCTCGCGGTCGACCACCAGGGGTGGGGGTATACGCTGGTCCTCCCGGGCGAAGCCGAACTCGGTCTCCTGGCCGACGAATTTCCGGAGCCGGAGCTGTACGTCTGGGAGTTCGAGGGCGGCGACGACGGCGACGTCGGTCGGTTCGCGAACGGCATCGAGGTGCCGCTCGATCCGTTCCCCGGCATCATGGGCGTCGCGCCCGCCGAGGACGGCACGCACGAGACGTTCCCGCCGCGGTCGGTCGGCGGGAATATGGACATCAAACAGCTCACGGCGGGCTCGACGGTGTATCTGCCCGTCGCGGTCGACGGGGCGCTGTTCAGCGTCGGCGACGGTCACGCCGCCCAGGGCGACGGCGAAGTCTGTGGAACCGGCATCGAGGCACCGATGACCGTCACCTGTCGATTCGACCGCCGAACGGACCTGTCGATCGACCAGCCCCAGTTCGAGACCACGGGGCCGTTCACCCCGACCGGACGGGACGAGCCGATGTACGGCACGACGGGGATCGCGGACGACCTGATGGCCGCGACCAGAGCGGCCGTCCGGAACATGATCGACCATCTCGTCGACGAGCGCGGACTCGAGCGGAGCGAGGCCTACGTCCTGTGTTCGGTGGCCGTCGACCTGAAGATCAATGAGGTCGTCAACGCCCCGAACTGGGTCGTCTCCGCGTACCTTCCGGAAGGCCTCTTTCCGGCAGACCAGCGTCGATCGACGTGATAGGACGGGACCGACCCGTTGGGTCCGACCGGTGGTAGGCATTTATTCGTCGGCACCGTACCGGAGACATGTACTGGAATCGAGCTACGGAGTCATCGGCCGATCGACTCGAGGAGAATCTCGCTGACCGCGAGCGGACGCGAACGCGATGACCGACCCAGCGAGCGGCGTTCGCGACGACGGATCGTCCGAACGGGAGCGGAACGACGACGAGTCGCCGGAGGCGCTTCCCGAGGGCCTCGCGCAACGACTCTTCGACGCGTGTCCGGTCGGGACCGTCGTGATCGATTCGGCCGGCAGCGTCGCCTTCGCGAACGAACGCGCCTCGGAGGCGCTCGGACTCCCGCGCGAGGAGATCGTCGGCCGACCGTTCGATCCCTCCGAGTGGACCGTCTCCTACGACGACGGAACGCCGGTCTCCGTGGACGACCACCCCGTCACGCGCGTCTTCGAGACGGGAACACCCCAGTTCGGCTTCGAACACTGGATCGAACGCCCGGACGGAACCCAGCGGTGGTTCTCGAGCAACGCCGCACCTCTGTTCGACAAAAACGGCGGCGTCGAGTACGTCGTCGTCGCGTTCGAGGACGTGACGTCGTTGAAGCGACGCGAGAAGCGCCTGACCAGCGACCACGTCAGACTGCTCGAGTTCCGCACGGACGAGTCGGCGGTCCCGCCCTCGATCCGGGTCGAGGACGGCGAAACGCGGGTCGAAATCGACTCCGTCGTCTCGCTGCCGGACGGAACCACCGTCCAGTACATGGGAACGTCGGATCTCGCCGCGAGCGACTTCGTCACCGCCGTCGAAGAGGTCCCCCACTACCTCGACGTGCGATTGCTCAGTTCGGTCGGCGGTCACAATCGAGTCGAAGCGCACTCGGAATCGGAGACGGTCGCCCACATGTTCTCCTCGCTCGGCGGTCGCCCCCGCGAGATCGTCGTCGCGCCCGACGAGGTCAGGTTCCGCGGCGAGCTCCCCGGCGATGTGGACCACCGGAAGGCCGCGGACGGGATTCGGCGGTTCCACGACACGGTCGAACTGGTGTCCGAGGAACTCGTCTACTCGCCCTCGCTCCTGTACGATATCGTCGCCGATGCGCTCACCGACCGGCAGTTGACCACGCTCGATGCCGCGTACTTCAGCGGGTACTTCGACACGCCGCGGTCGAGCACCGGTGACGAGTTGGCCGACCGGTTCGGCGTCACCCGCCAGACCTTCAATCAGCACCTCCGCAAGGCGGAGCAGACCGTCTTCCAGCATCTCTTCGAGAAGTCCGGCGCGGACGCTGACTAGTCAGCGCCACCGCTTAGAACGTCGGCTGGGATACTGGCTCTCAATGAGCAATGACACGGCCCACTCCGATTCCTCTTCCGCTCGATCGCTCGGTACTGACAGTTCGGCATACGATTCCATCGGGGACCCGTTTCACGGTCGATTCGACGACGGGTCCGAGGTAATCCTCGCGATCGTCGAAACCGTGGCCGCCGCGACGGATCGCGACCTCACCGCGATGTCCCCCCTCTACGATACCGTCGATCCGGAGTCGCTCACCGACCTCGTGACCTCCGCTCGAGACCGACCCATCGAGGTTTCCTTTTCGTACGAGGGCTGTCGGGTGACCGTCTCGAGCGACGGGCACGTCGTCGTCGACCCGGCGGAGAACTGAGCGTCCGCAAGTCGCAGATTCGAAGCCCGTGTCGGAACCGAGAGACGAACTCGGACGGATCGAATACGCGTGCGAAAAATCGACTCCCCGGAGAGCTCCCACTCTCCCGTTTCCGTGACTCGAGCCGACCGACCCCGGTTATTCGGAGTCGGACGACTCGAGCGCGCCAGGTGCGACCTGGCAGCCACACGGCGCGACGACGGCCGTAATCGGCCCGCTGGTGGCCGTCATCGTCACCGGATTCCCGCAGCCGGGACAGGCGGGAAGTGAGTCCGGTGCGGACGAATCGGCGTCGTCAGCAGGCATGTGGTCTCCGACGGGTCGGACTCGAGAGTGCGAGTTTCAGCGCTCTTGCTCCGCGTAAGAGGCGATACGACGGTCGTTCGGGACGTTTATATCCCAGTAAGATGTACGAAATCATGGCTTCGAGACCGCGCTGGTTTGGAAGCCACGTCTCGGGTGCTCTAACACCCGGGGCATTTCGACGCATGCCCCCTGCGGCGGATTGGAGCGTCGCTTCCATTCTAATCGTTGACGTGATAGTACTTATGACTAATGCTAAATAGTATGGAATAGTCCCGATCGGCTTGGAAACTGCCAGCAGATCGCTGCGGCCGTCTCGACGGGCGCCTCCCTGCATGCATTCGCGACCGGACATGTTTTCTCCCTGCTTCCCGACGGTCTGAGTATGCAGGCATCCATCGACGCGGTTCGCGTCGCGGGGACGCCCCAGGGACCGGTCCCGGTAGTCGTCCTCGCCATCGAGGGCGAGGACGACGTCGTGCCGATCTTCATCGGCTTCAGCGAGGCGACCAGCATCGCCCGCGGCCTCGAGGCCGAAGATATCGGACGACCGCTGACCCACGATCTCCTCCTGGACGTCATGGAGGAACTCGGGAGTCGAATCGACCGCGTCGTCGTCAACGAAATCAAGGAACGGGGCGACGGACAGGGTGGGACCTACATCGCCGACATCCACCTCGAGACGCCCCGCGGCGAGACGGTCGTCGACGCCCGCCCGAGCGACTCGCTCGCGCTGGCGGCCCGGACGAACGCGCCGATCGAAGTGGCCGAGGAGGTCTTCGCGGACAGCCGAGACGACAGGGAAAAGTTCGACGAACTCGAAGACATCCGCAACGTGTCGGGTGACATCTAGATGGACGACGTGCTCGAGGACCTGTTCGCCGTCATCGAAGACCGGAAGGAAACGCTGCCCGAGGACTCCTACACCGCCTCGCTGTTCACCCACGAGAAAGGCGAGAACGAAGTGCTGGAGAAGCTCGGCGAGGAGACGACCGAACTCGTGCTCGCCGCGAAAGACGACGACCGCGAGGAGATCGCTCACGAGAGCGCCGACATCGTCTACCACCTGCTCGTCCTGCTCGCGATGAAGGACATGGAGCTCTCGGACCTCGAGGCGGAACTCGAGTCGCGGCGCTGAGCCGAAGCGAGGAGACTCTCACTCGAAGCCGCTGATCAACGTCACCAGCCACTGGGCCGGGTCCGGCCGGTCGCGCACCTCGACGCGGTCGACCCACTTCACCCACTGGAATCCCCTGCGGCCGGGTGCGACGAGGCGGAGCGGCGCGCCGTGGCCGTGGCTCAACCGCTCGCCGCCGACGCGGGTCGCCAGCAGCGCGTCGCGGGCTTCGTCGATCGGCAGCGTCCACCGGTAGCCGGTCACGGAGACGAACCGGACGTGCGTGGCGTCCGCGTCGGCGTCGACTCGGTCGAGCAAGTCGCCGACCCGAATCCCGCCCCACCGCTGGACCGTATACCAGCCGCTCGTACAGTCCAGCAGCGCCTCGCGTTCGGCATCGGGCTCGATCGCACTGAACTCGAGTTCGATCGGCGACGCGACCATGCCGTCGACGGACAGGGCCCAGGAGTCGCGATCGATCGGATCGGGATCGTCGGCCACCCACGAGGTGACCGGGAACGCGGCGTTCCCCGCCCCCTCTCGGGGTTGCGAACCGGTGAACCGGCGGTCGCGACCGCCGGTCTCGAGGACCGCGTTCGCGAGGTCCTGGAGACGGACAAGGACGGCACCGCCGACGACCAATCCGGTAAAGCGGATGGCGGTCCGTCGTCCCTCGAGGTCGACCCGCCTCGGGGGCCGGAACCGAGTCGACAGGTGTGCGATCAGCAGCGGAACGAGTGCGAGACCGAAGCCGACGTGGACCGAGAGGAGCGTCCAGTACGCGATCCGGACGTCGAGTCCGGCAACCCAGAGGAATCCCGTCAACAGTGCCCCGACGGCGGCGGCAGCGGTGAGCGCGGACAGGACGGTCGACGGCACCCAGCGGTCGCGATCGAGCACCCGGTGCCGAACGCGGTACAGCTTGAACGCGAGCAGCGCGACGATGGCCACCCCCGCGATGCGGTGGAACTCGAAGACCGGCCACCCCGGCGGTCGGCCGACCGTAAAGGAGAGCAGCCCGCTCGCGACCTCGAGGAAGACGAGGACGAACAGCGACCAGTCGACGAGCCGCGGTGCCGGCTGGACGCGGGCGAGCACCGTGCGGAGTCGCTCCTCGCTCATCAGCCGACGTACGGTCGCGCCGACAAAGAACCCTCCCGTGGACGCTGTCGGAGTCCGCGCACTCCGCGATCGCGGTCGGCGAACTCGACTGGCGATTCCGAGCGTTCGCCATCGAGTCGCCTTGACAATCAACCAAACGCGAACGTGTACTTTCATTGTTGGGTAGGTCCCATACTCACTCATTGAGCTAGCGACAGGTCGGCGACCGCGCCGACCGCGAACGGAGTGACGCCACGTGTCCGACGATTCCACCACCGACGACGCCGCGGGCGGGGCCGACTACCGGCAGGTCTCGTTCGTCGTGCTCGCGGGCCTCGCGCTCGTGCTGGCGGCCGTGTTCGCACCCGGCATGGCCGGCGGGAGCGACGGCGGCTCGGGTCCGGGATTCGAGTTCGACCTGGATGGCGACCCGTCGGAGGTCGAGACCGAACCCACCGAACCCACCGACGACGGCGTCGACGAGCCGGGTGAGGGGTTCGACTGGCGGAAACTGCTCGAGTGGTTCGACTTCCGGCCCGACGACGGCGGCGATCGCCCGACCGAGGTCGAAGAACCCCAGTGCGTGATCACCCTGGATCGAAAGCCGGTCCCCGGCCGCGACGTGACGGCGACGGTCCGGTACGAGGGCGAGCCGCTCGTCGACACGCCGGTGTGGTTTGGCGACCAGCGGGTCGGAAAGACGGACCGTACCGGCCGGGTGACCGGCGAAGTGCCGTACGTCGAGGAATTGGTCGTCCGGGTCGGCGCTGCGACCGATGCGACGTGTCGCGGCGGAACGCCCACGGCACGGTCCTCGAGCGCGGGCGCCCCGGGAGCAGTGGCGGCCCCGACGGACCCGTCGGGAACGGTCGCCGCTCGAACAGCGGCCGCGACGGCGGTGGCGATGCCGGCTCCGCTCGCGGCGAGTACGCAGGACGGCGGTTCGGAGAACGGGACGGCCACCTACGCGGTCGACGGGGACGTCGAACTGCGGGTCGACGGGGACCCCTATCCCGGTGAAACGGTCACCGTCACCGCAGCGATCGAGGGCGAGCCGATGACCGAGGCGACGGTCTCCGTCGACGGGACGGCGGTCGGCGAGACGGACGGGAACGGGAGGGCCACGGTGACGGTTCCGGACGACGGCACCGACGCGTTCGAACTCGAGGTCGCCCGCGGCGACTTCGCGGGAACGACGACCGTCGACGTGCTGTTGCTCGAGGCGGGGTTCTCCCCCGACGGGCTCGCGCCGGTTCCCGGCAGCCCCGGTGCAGTCGAAGCGACGATCGACGGCGAGCCGGTCGAGGGGGCGGCGGTGACCGTCGACGGAGAGTCCTACGGAACGACGGACGCCGACGGCCGACTGGCTACCGGACTGCCGCTCGATCCGACGACGACGGTGACGGTCAGCACGGAGCGGCAGACCGCGAGCGTCTCGCTCGTCGGTGCGTACGGCGGGGCCGTTCTCCTCTTTGCGCTCGTCGTCGCCGGGCTAGCGGCGCTCACCTACCGCAGGCACGGTCTTCTCGGACTCGTAGCCGTCGTCGGAATCGCATCGGTACTCGTCACGGTGCTCGTCGTCGAGGCGTTCTACGGACGAACGGGCGGCCTCGCCGCGCTCGGCGTCGTGGCGCTGCTGGGACTCGCTGTTGGTCTGACTCGGTCGGACACGGAACTGCGCAGACCCGCGATCGACGACCTCCCGTCGATCCGCGACCGGCTTGACCGGCTCGAGTCGCGGCTCGTCGCCCTCGCGTTGCGAGTCGTGGACCGAGTCGAGGCGCTGCTCGCGTGGGGGTACTCGCTGGCCGCCGCCGTCCGCGAGTGGCTCCGGTCGCTGCCGCGGTCGGGACGAGG
This portion of the Natrinema salinisoli genome encodes:
- a CDS encoding trans-sulfuration enzyme family protein, giving the protein MTRHDDRSRENRFKTLAVGAVENATRHENGRTSDVVPPLHLSTTFEWASGEDGNEHDYSRESNPTRAALEKQLALLEGGEHGLAFASGLAAISTTMLSLVPPGGHLVSSDSIYSGTEKLLTELVAGHFGVDVEFVDARNPENVAAAVDSDTDLIWAESPTNPLMQLCDIRAIADIAQDYDIPFGVDSTFASPYFQAPLELGADIVVHSTTKYLNGHSDSIGGAVITDDDGISEQLAFAQRIGLGNMLSPFDCYLVARGIKTLPARMEHHEENAMAVARLLEGHDRVARVHYPGLESHPQHDLAVEQMSGYSGMLSFEFDGSLTEIEAFVEGLKIFTPGASLGGVESLVEVPSLMIPDEVSHGSTTADIPENLVRLSVGIEDVDDLCGDLRSALP
- a CDS encoding HAD family hydrolase; its protein translation is MTAIVFDLDGTLLRTDREYRNLLANAIADVRGEAPEEWLEAYDEAFFDLFSAFKPDPVRRAFGRIDGCSDPEAYARALHETEIESLSPPQNAHDDLERLAESFELGVLTNGVRDWQLAKLRAHDLEDNFDAIVASYEVGAHKPDAAPYRALEERLPADRHGMVGDSGSDVDGANNAGWSVYRYDGGGFGDLPENLFRS
- a CDS encoding pyridoxamine 5'-phosphate oxidase family protein; the encoded protein is MVTVPSRAARLLESEPLMAHLATSVDGRPHVAPVWYRYADETVEIVTTGRKLANIRQNPQVALSVQKDEAGRTEWMVTLLGTATVVDDADETAAARRRINEKYDADAEAYADNTLVRIDIGSASYQTY
- a CDS encoding PAS domain S-box protein; amino-acid sequence: MTGPTATPAEATPSGRAVTVIFVGEDGAADDAIPSALERANDRLTVESVTDEAEVRERVRTGRADCLVSRPSAADPDHCSLLELVRTEDSQLPLFFVTDGRDEATASDLLEAGATGCVSESVALDGTRLATRIERAVERRMERRDLEASAIRFRAFTENASFVVLTADDDGVVQYANDAVETVLGYEPAEVVGERLTTLIPDRYQNRHREAIARYLETGERGIDWDWVELSARHAEGREVPIGVSFGEAVVDGDHLFTAVIRDITDRKRLEREREATLERIADAFVSVDADWEYTYVNEQAVELLDRPREELIGAKMRSVFPAVVDSEIERQLERAFADQTAVSFTEYAGPLEKWLEIRAYPSEDGLSIFFTDVSDRIRAEEKLEASVTALQALYDISTKPDASLEEKLPELLELGCEYLDLPYGFMTRINLDERTQTVVESRSDHPLLQQGESCPLSEAYCRKTIKTHELVTVANAPDEGWTGDPAYELFELGSYVGAKVTVDGTIWGTLCFASSDPREGDGFSEAERTLVKLMAKWVSYETERTQSRETLERQNDRLQEFTSVISHDLRNPLNVAQGSLELAREGDRSQLEACEEALDRMETLIEDLLTLAEQGATTADREPVSIRELATASWSMVDTDDAALDVEGEPWIEADPDRLRQLLENLFRNALDHGVPDGRSSAELTVTVGECADGFYVADSGRGIPAEEREDVFDVGYTTAEDGTGFGLGIVTRVADAHGWDLAVTESESGGARFELTGVDRPRDAR
- the pdxT gene encoding pyridoxal 5'-phosphate synthase glutaminase subunit PdxT — its product is MSLTAGVVAVQGDVEEHAAAIERAAAARDREVTVREIRDSGIVPDCDLLAMPGGESTTISRLLHSEGIAPEIRDHVAADKPLLATCAGLIVASSDAGDDRVEELGLVDVSVERNAFGRQKDSFEAPLDVAGLEEPYPAVFIRAPAIDDVASGDAEVLASWDGRPVAVKQGPVVGTAFHPELTPDSRIHGLAFFENDDADVPAGERAQ